The genomic DNA TTCCGGGGGCGTACGGGTCGGCAACATCCTCGGCGCACTCCCGGGACTGGCCCCGATCACGTGGATACTGCAGGTGATGCCGCTGTTCTTCCTGGCCGGAGGGGCTGCGGGTGCCTACAGTTGGCGGACCGGAAGCCCGTGGGGCGGATGGTTGCTTGCCCGTGCCCAGCGGCTGTGCCGGCCGGTCTTCTGGTACCTGGCGGTGTGGTCGGTGGTCCTGGTCGTGGTGCACGTGACGATGGGGGCCGAGTCCGCCGCTGCGCTCGGGCGCGAATGTGTGGCCCTGTTGTGGTTCCTGGGTGTCTACCTGATGGTGCTCGCCTTCGTCCCGGCGCTGATGCGCCTGCGCACCGGACGGGCGCTGGCGCTGGTGGTCGCCGGACTGATCGTCGCGTCCGGAATGGTGGATGCGATCCGCTTCGCGGTCGGCACCCCCGAGGCGGGCACCGCCAATCTGATCGTCGTCTGGCTGATTCCCGTGGTGATCGGGGTGGCCTATGCGCGACGCCTGATCTGCGCGCGGCGGGCGATAGCGATCGCGGTCCTCGCCTTCACTGCGCAGGTGATCCTCGCTCTCACCGGCATTTACGACGTGTCCCTCGTCGTCACCGGAACCGAGCACGTGTCGAACGTGTCACCGCCCACGCTTCTGCTGGCACTGCACTGCACATGGATGCCATGCCTGTTCATCGCTGCTGCGAACCCGATCCGGCGCTGGGCCGCCCGTCCGCGGGTCTGGTACGTGGTGGCAACGGGAAACGGGGGAGCCATGACACTGTACCTGTGGCACATCCCGGTGATCGCGATCGCCGCGTTCAGTCTGCACGCCCTCGGCCTGGATGCATTCGACCCGCACGCCCCGGGCTTCTGGGCCCATCTGGCCCTGCGTGCAGTGGTTTTCACCGTTCTCATGGCCGCGGCGTTCCGGCTGCTGTCGCCGCTGGAGCACCGCCCGCTGCCGTGGTGGGACGATCCGGTCCAGATCGGCGGCGCCCGGTCGGTGGTCACCGGCGTGTTGTTGTGTGTCGCCGGCGCCGCGTTGACCCTGATGGCCAAGAACGGCCTCGACGGTGTGCTGGGCTGGTCGGCGCTCGGCGGGTTCGTCCTCGCGGCCGTTGCTGCACGCGTGAGCGTAGGACGGGCGGCGGAGACCCAATTATCGCAAGGTCGGGCAACGTAATTCACTACCACGATGGATGAATCGTGCGTTGTGGAAAACGCCTCCACGTGTCTGCCGCCCGTTGTCTTGAGTCTAGATTTTGGCAGGTTTTTCTCGTCGAGGTAGGCCTGTTTGGGGGTGCGGTCGTCGAGGGCTTGGTGGGGTCGGATGGTGTTGTAGATGATGCGGAATCGGTGTACTTCCATGTCGAGAGCGTCGCCGTCGCCGATGTGGCCGCGGTACAGATGCTCGTATTTTAGGGTGCCGAAGAACCGTTCGACGACTCCGTCGGTCTGAGGAGATTTCACTCGGGTGCGGACGTGGCGCAGCAGTGGATCGTTCCGGTCGGCGAATAGGGCCTGGAAGTCCTTGCCGCGGTGACAGGGCCCGTTGTAAGAGACGATCGCGATCGGGGCGGGAATCTGGCCGATGATGTTCTCGTGGTCATCCAGGAGGTCCATCAGGCCGCGATCTGTGCGTAGGTCGTCGATGTCGAGGATGCGTTGGGCTTCGTCGATGGCCAGCTGTACGCAACGCACCGCGTCGATGCCCCGGCTGGTGGGGGTGACGGTGATGGCTAGGCAGTATTTGGTGGCGTAG from Mycobacterium sp. DL440 includes the following:
- a CDS encoding acyltransferase → MPIDEAVPSQDTVTRDTKPDRDRAVDVARLGALLVVIFGHCALLLATIDSGGVRVGNILGALPGLAPITWILQVMPLFFLAGGAAGAYSWRTGSPWGGWLLARAQRLCRPVFWYLAVWSVVLVVVHVTMGAESAAALGRECVALLWFLGVYLMVLAFVPALMRLRTGRALALVVAGLIVASGMVDAIRFAVGTPEAGTANLIVVWLIPVVIGVAYARRLICARRAIAIAVLAFTAQVILALTGIYDVSLVVTGTEHVSNVSPPTLLLALHCTWMPCLFIAAANPIRRWAARPRVWYVVATGNGGAMTLYLWHIPVIAIAAFSLHALGLDAFDPHAPGFWAHLALRAVVFTVLMAAAFRLLSPLEHRPLPWWDDPVQIGGARSVVTGVLLCVAGAALTLMAKNGLDGVLGWSALGGFVLAAVAARVSVGRAAETQLSQGRAT